ATTTTCCGTTATATTCTGTTATTTTTCATTTGCTCTACAGAAATTCTAGtaaaaaaacttagaaaaaataCATGCCAGTTAGCTTTTATTTATAGGTCTGAAACATTATTACTTcaactttgtatatttttgacgttcataagtgcttataaaggcctgaataaaataaatgatttgactttattattaatttaaaaatttattattaggtattatgtccagattaaaataattatacatagaaataaaatCCTATATTCCAACAAAACTGATGGTCCCTTTCATTCCAGTCATGCGGCCAATGCCGTTCGTCGGCGGAGCGCGCGTCAGCCGCTGCGCGAGAGTGCACGCGCCTAGCAGACGCTTTGCGAGACGCGCGCGACCAGCTCGAACTCATGGAGTTCAGGCTGCTGGAGTTGGAAGACGCACACCCTGacaaggtaaaaaaaaacttgaaaaaaatatataaaaaaaagaaaaaaaattgtgacaACGTGAGTGGTCAATTTAAGTGGCGTGAAGTGTAATTTTTTACGaaaattttcgcaatttttcgtGTGTCGTGTGAGTTTTCGCGTGTGTTACGAATTGTTTGTTAGTGTTGTGTTTTTTAACCTTATGTGAAGGTGAAGGTTATGTCGTTTTCAATGGATTTTGGAGTTATGAATGGCGCAGGCGTTAAGGTATTATTGTTTGcttttgttgttaattttccGCCTCTGAATATATGATTAGTTTTTTCCATATATTTTACTGCAAATTTAAATGCAAAGGGCCATCATAATTATATCcaaatactttattattaaattgtttttcgtTATTGTGTAGCTTGGTATCtacaatacattttgtttacgCTTACCTCATATTTACGATGTAATAATTTTcgtacaatattatttacttgtcaAGTTTCTATTACATCCTGCATCATTTCAAAAGCGTCGTCATAACTGTAAGATACAactaagattttatttatatttttctgcaAATAGTGGATTTTCATTAGTATTGTTTGGAAATCACAAACAATTGTTAACTACAAGTCTAAATCAATTAACCGTTATCAATAAAACACCATCACAATAGCATACATTTCTCACGTCACAATGATCACCAGTGACAACCTTGACCTAAGGCCTCTACAGACGCCATACAATCTAGAGGTCACCTTAGACTGGTTGTACGAAGTTCTTTCAATAACTTAAGGTGTTAACGGAAACACCGAACGGTTTTGAAACTTATTGTATTATGGTGGCCGGATATATGGCTCTGTTTATGGGACACTGGATGGTTGATTACCTCATTCAGTTAGTCACTGTGTATATCACTTAAGTACTTATAACTTGAATGTAGACGTGTTTGCTAAGATATGTATTGGATAAAGTAATGCGTAGTTTGTGCGAGAGCAATAAATTACAGGGTATGTGGTTACAATACTTATATCTACATTACCTGTATTGTGATGTTTTGGCAGCCATGGCCTTTTTCTACAATCAATCCCGTATGCTCGTTAAATATAACCGTACAATTTTATCGAGTTGGATAAAACTTCACACATGAGGACATGAATAGAACCTTTAGGAAGTGACCCGATTTAATTGCACTGgagtgtatttttttctaagaataagtcaaataggtatgtattatcCTACTGTCTCCTTATCTCTTTATCAATTAATCTACTCATTCCCTTAATTCGTTATCAAGTAGGCCTATACAATCTCACGTAGTATTCAATTTTTAGAAAATAGTGACAGTTCTTTATCAGAGCACGTATGTATTTGTACAAGATGCATAAGTGAAGGGATCTTAGCGgtcataaacataatttatgttGATGTGACATTCCTTACGATGATTCATTGTAAACATGACAATATTGACAATACATCGCTGAATGACTTCATGAAATTCTTCGCGTAAAGAATCAGCGACGTTTCTACTATACAGAATTTTACTCATACGCTGTATCAGTAGCTAAAAGTTAAGCAAGacagatttaaataatttgaagcatttaaataaatatttacaccgAAAGTTTTGCCAGTTTGATaaaattttgtaagaaaaaagtttataaattcCTTTAATATACATAATTCAAGTAGTATTGTGAGTATAAACACTCCATCCATTCTTTCTCTGTCTCATAAAGTAGCTGCTGTGAACACTCCATCACATTTTTGCTATAAAAAAGAGCATTACTGCTAACACATCAACTTTTACCTCACGAATATGTAACAACAATCTTATGCATACCTTACATACACCTTGATGCAACCGCCAGCAACGCAAGATCGCCTATCATAGACCCCGTTACTGCAACTTGATACGGTCCACGGCCCACCATCCACCAATTCAGTACCCCATCAATAACGAAAGTCACAATAAACATGTCTGCTTAGCTTCGTTAACTCTATTAAAACCACCTCGCTAATTACACAGTAATTTTACGCTTTAGCTAATTTAGTAGGTGGCTCAAACTCTCGTAATGTGCAACCGGTGGTCTCCAAAACGCATGGTTAGTGGTTACCGCGGAACTAATTTGTTCGAATATAGCTATTATGTTTTTCTAGAATGTTTTCTCCTGAGTTTTCGTCTGAGAGCACAGTAAACCCCTGTTTGTTAGAGGAAAAAGTCTTTTTACCAATCTTAACAAAGACGATTAACAAAGGTTGCACGGGCAACCGGGTTAAGGAGGTTAGATAGCCAGTCGATCCTTGTAAAAGACCGGTAATTAGCTACACCTGGTTAGACCATAAGCTGTCCCCAatatacttgggaaaaggctaggtaatGATGACGAGTCAGTCAGGACACGAGCCTCTTAATCAAAACTTTGGCAGAAATAATGATAGTTTTCAAAACTTGGTGACCGTGAAATGTGTGTCTTCGTTCAGAGAGGTGTGTACTAGGAATGAACTCAGTATTTGTTCACCTGAAGCATGAATTCATTCAAGTGAGTGTAAGGGATCGTTTATGAATGACTAGATCACAATAACTATTCTATTTAGAATGACACACAAACAAAAGGCCAGTGAAGGAGGAAGCGAAACTCGTCTCATAACTCCATGTCAGTTTATTATTACGTTTCCACGAACGACGAACGACTGCCTATTATAGTAGCAACATTCTACAACATACTTAATCTGTATCAGAgagaaaaaaaacgttttacataggtatatttgtCAACGCCTACTGCAAGCCGATCCACAGCCGATCGTTAAGCCTCATGACGCCTAAACAGGGCATAGTCGTCCACAAACCGATTTTTGGAGCTCattctttttgtaataaatcttgattttaataaaacgtGTGTGATGTGGTGATTGTATTGTTACGAAAATCTTGTAACGTAATACCGTGTAACCTTCTTACAAGCAGTTAATGCGTTGCTCTCGTGACTTGTACAAGGATTGTAAACATTCAGCTGAAAAATTGTGCGAAGTGTTATTAATCTTTGTTCaagtattttgtgttttgtggtttacgaaatgtaagtttttttattatttccaggGTGCCAGGGACAACCTGACCGACTCAGACTCGGGCTGCGTGTCCCCAGGCTCCCGCATCAAGGACTCCGCGTCTCCCGAACTCAAACGAATGGATTCCGGATACAAATCCCCCCACGCCCCCAGCAGTCCCTGCAACCCCCGACGGCACTTGGGCACGCCACACGATGACTTCAAAGAAGACTTCGCCAGGGCCCAAGTGTTAGCCGATATTCTAGACAAAAACTCCGAAACAACCAGTGATTCCCTCAAAAGTAACCCAGTCAAAGAACACTTGGAGCAGATGATCTTGAATGCGGCGTCAGCGGAGGACAGGGCCTGTTTGGAACAAGTCCTTATGCTGTTATACAACCTTCAAGCATTGAGCAGTTCTGTCAGTGAAGACGAATGCTATCAGGTCAGTAAGAAACATCTGTCACAATTTgacaatgtaaataataataaaaaagctttCACATAGTGTCAACAAAAACATGCCCATAttttagtaatttaatttaaattgtctgTTTGCAGGCAAAACCGAGAAAAATATGTGACCTAAGATTCAAACAAGAAACTGACAAAACTCAGAAGGCCATCGCAACTGTTACACCATATCAGCAGAAAGGATACAAATGCGAGTCCTTGGAGAGTCTTTGCAGTGAAGAGCGGAAACCCACCAATGTTCTGCAAGAGAGTGGCATATTTGAAGGTGTCGAGACAGAATCAAAGTGTACCCAAACAGATGTCAACGAAAGCTTTGAATGTAGTGGTGAACTAAACACCGAAATACAACGACTGAATAGTATAAGAGAGAAGTTAGAGAGACAAGGAGTTAGAAATAGGACTTTAAGTACTAAGGAAGATGGAGACGGCCTGGAGTGCAGGTGTGTGAAGTTGGGGAAGAAACACAAGCAGTATTACGAGAGGAGGCTTAAGTTTTTGGAGGGAAAGATCTCGATTTACGAAGCGGCACAAGACGTTAAAGAGGCTAAGTTAGCACAGAGATTGCAGAAAGAGTTCCTTCTTGAAAACAGAATACAGGTAAGACCAATAACAAGTTCAAAATCTTGAAGATTCTATCGTTACAAATCTAAAACAATATTCTTATTTAATGTTACAGGAACTCGAATCGCAACTTTCCGAACTACAAGATAAGTACGAGAGACTTGAGGAGGATTGCTGTGAACTAGAAGAAATCGAAAATGACACCCGTTTACATTGGCAACAGTAAGTAACGTGTTCACATAAAACTTAATGGCATATCTCTATTGTTAACAACCACTTGGCTTTATTATTACTTTGACTTGCAAATTGAATGTAGTTTTCTTCTTTGTGGTTTGAAGAACTTggatcaaattatttttatttgggtaATAACAACGAATTCTGACTATTATTTCTTCAGTAGAAACATAGTTTTTCAATCTCAGCAGTACAGGTAGGTCGTACACCTGATTAAAAGTTTTTACTTGCTCccaccagtggtttcacccgggTCTCATGGGAACAATTTCGTGTCTATAGACTttttcgataaataggctatctctAACATAGAATCTGACATAGTGGCGATTTTGTACGTTCTTATGAGTGTTGATTTAACATTTGTTTCGTTTCCAGGCTTGAGATGGACTATGAGCTCTGTTCAGCTCAGTTAAGAGACATGACGGAGCAGCGAGAGTGTTCGCGGTCGCAGGCCGAGCGCCTCATGGCCGAGCTCTCTAACAGGGAGTGCGCGTTGAAAGCCAGAGAGGTACATAACTTTCTTTGAATATTTTGGTGAAATTCTCAAGCAAAAGTCCTGAGagcttagttatttttttttaatttcgtcatcACTCTTGCAGTAAAGTAAAATGTAactgtttttaaaatatttttagtccaGCTGGCATATTGGCATTCTAtggtttatcatcatcatcattatactTGCCAATTGCTGTCCACTGCTGAACCCCCCACCGAAGGGCAACGTCGTTGGTTCACCGTGCAGCAGGACCCCACACTACGGTCTCTATGATAAGGGAATTTTAATCTTCTATGTGTAATTTCCAGAATGAGTTACGTACGAGACTGGAGAAGCTGGAGAAAGCAGTGCCGGCGCTGATCGCGTGGAACGTCGTCCAAGCGGTGGGCGCTGACTTGTCCACTGGTGGCAAGGTACTACACTTTACTTATAGAACATTACGGGATGTATATGTTTACAGGTTatgatatattatgtaggtagttatTTCATCAATGTAATGTTTTTATCATGTGTCAAAACATAGGGCCTGCGTGTCGCACCTAGTAACAGTTTCTTTACCCAGACCTTcacctttttaataaaatctcttTCTCACATATTACTTCATGTCAATTCCCTGgatctctacaaacattttaaaaccagaACAacccaaatcggttcagccactCTAGAGTTTTAGTGAGGCTAACGAACAGCTATATATAAGAAGATCAAAAACCAATTTCTTTCTCCCACCCAGCGAGCATTAATGAACCGCATGAGCGGCTTCGGCGAGAGCACGAAGCAGGTTGTGTCGCAGCTGCGGCAGGAGTGCGAGCAGCACGGCGCGGCCGCGGCCTCGGCGCAGTGCGGCGCCGTCATCGCTTGGAATGACATCCGCACCGGATCCACTCCCCTTGAGACACAGCTGCGGAAAGAGGTCAACAAGTATGTATCTAATGATCATCATTTACACAGTCTTTTTCCTATAAGGTGCATAATTTAGGGGCAGGTTGCAGTCCAGTGCTATTGTAACAAAACAGACGGAAGAGCAACGACCGCTTTAACCTTCTCACTGCTCTTTACTTACTTGACATAGCTAACAGCAAGACAGTTCACGTTACATGAGAACCAATAGATTCTAAAATCTATCGACAAATTTAAATGtactttatatattataaataggtaacCTGTATTCCTTATCGTCCCTAGGTTATTAGTGGAGAAGAAAGAAGTCGAGAAACAGACACAGCAAATTAAAGAGAAACTTGAACTTCGAGTGCGAGAGTTGGAGGAAGAATTAGAGATTACTAAGAGACAGGTAGCGGTTACTATCTGCGGTGGAGAAGTTAAGAAGGAGAAGATTGAAGAGAAGATCTCAGACTTAGAATCACAGCTACGGAGAGATACTGAATCTGGAAAGGTAAAGaaactatattttaaacttAGATATTGATATTCGATAGGTATATTTCGCTACGATAGACTGATATGTATGAATAGTTTAATTATAGTTTACGAGTTACACCGTTAGGAATACGGAAACAAcacaaactaaaacaaacattttcataacGAAGTCACGCATGACAGATTCTACTGATGTAATAGAAATTTGAATAATCTGATTAGAATTCACAACGATTTCTGATAACGTGGAGTCACACATGTTCGCGCGAAGTAGAGCGTTGTAACAATGTTCGCAATAACACATTAAGTCTCCAACCATGACCATTCTTTTGATGAAATCTTGAtcgaattttctttttttatcacaaaacaGCTAAGTTCTGTTGCACTTTCTCATCGCTTGCGCAGCGAAATAATGAAAACTACAGAAATGTTTGACTGTGTTATCCCACAAAAAAGAACCTGGAATCTACTGATCGCTAATAATCATTCCTTCTAAATCCAGTAATttatcaatttgtttttttctttagcaACCCGCCGATCCATCAATGGGAACTAAGATCCGAGCCTTACTGATCAGCGAACAAGACTTGAAGAACAGGGTATCCGAGCTAGAACGAAGAGAAGCCGCCTACCTGGAGATGTTAACCCAAGCAGATGACATGTGGGCAGAAATGGAAGGCGGATATAAGAAGAGGATCCAAGAGTCACAGGCTACGGAATCATCGCTTAAGGGAAAGGTAAGGGCAATAACAAGACTAATGTGCATATACATTGAACATATGATGTCTTCagttattcaattaaaaaagcAACACTTCAAGTTCCTTTGTGGATCAATAAATAAGAACCAAATAATTTGTTTCAGGTCAGAAAACTAGAAAACGAGCGTGAACAATACAAACGTTGCTTAGAGCCCCTGAAGCAAAAGTTAAGGGAAGTGCAAGAGTCAGAATCTGGAATGCGCATAGCCTTGGAGAAAGCTGAGAGGGATACCAAAAATCTTAAAGATCAGAACACAAACATTCATACTGCGCTCAAGAAGGCAGAAGCTGAAACCAAGAAGTCTGAAGAAACGTTGAAAGTTCTCGACGCTAAGTTCAAGGTAGAATAACTttagttttttataattttcaattacaatagtgacattttcgtaaataaatcCACTtccttcagttttttttttgttttaatgcctAAACTCTATTTGTTTCCCAGGATGAAATTGAAAAACTTcgaaaactaaacaaacaatTGGACACCGAGTTGAAGGCGCAGAAAGAAACCGTGAAAAAGGCGGAGATGTGTTTCATGGGAGACCTCGAGACCATCAGGAAAGAACTTACTCGCTCCTGCAAGAACAATCAAGAGTTAGAAGTCACTAATAGTGAATTGAAGGAAGAGGTATGTGCGATAGGTTCTAGCCAAATATTTACCGAACTCCTTTGTCAGGATTTGATCCATTTGGCTTCTATTAATCCggattaaacataaaattaattggaaatggaatattcatatttaatcaAAGGGAAACAAGGATTATTCTTTTTATAACTACACCTAAAACCTTATTTCTAGAACTTTTTAAAGTAACTTCTTGATTTGATATTTGTtttgatgtatttatttagtgaTAGTTTAGCTTTGTTGTTGGTATGCGTAGTTGCTTTGGGTAGCACTCTGTAATGCTTTCCATGTTTAGCGCTATATAAACTAACGCAACCTGCATGTTCGCTTGACACTTACTTTGTTCGTTCCGATCGCTCGGCTCACGACGTGCATGCTCCGTACCGTGGTGTGACGTGTAAATATGCATGGGAAGCCCTCGAGGAAATTCTAAGAAGACATGTGTTCTCAGGTCGAATCTCTGGAAAAGCAGCTAGCTTTGACGCAGAAAGCTTTAACTCAGTGCAAACGGAAGTGTGACGAGAAGATAAAGACTTTGAGTCACGAATTGTCCATTAAAACGGAGGAGTTGGAGGAATTGAGGAGTGAAACCATGAGGCAGTCATTCCACGCCTCTCGCGTAGAACTAAAGCCGGATAGAACTGAATATATAGACGAAGGCTATTCCGTATACACGGCGGTACCAAAGAAGACAGACTACGGGAGGATGCACCACAGCATGAGCTACATAACGTCGGAGTCTCGTTGCTCTTGTCCATCGATGCGCAGCCAACTGGTCTCACAACTGATCGAAGACTTGTTTGAAAGGGTTCACAACACTATAGACGACGACCTGACCAGACTGTGCAACGACATCAAATTGATTAATAGTAGAGAAGTAACTGCTGATACCAAAGCGAAAATTACAAATTACCTCTTAATGGCTATCTCGAAGGAGCTCGTTAGGTCTATAGGGGACGCTGACGCTAAGACTGATACAGAGGTCAGTATGATGGTTACGGTTTGTTTGACGttcatacttatttaatatCATTCCATTGTGACTAAAGTTATAACTGCATTAGATAACGAATGTTTTACTTTACTAATCGATTCAAGAGTTGTGACAACCTAATAATGGTTATGGtcgatataattttaatgatgtgGTAACATGGGTTTATCATTTGATTTCTACAGcctatttttctttagtttatcACTTagatagttttttatttgatgaagTTTCTCgcataatatacatacctaaTCAAGTTTCCAAATTCGAAGAAAAAttcaacgtttttttttcatcaatcaTCAACATTTTCTCTCGATTTTATGTCATGTGATTTCGATGGGTTATAATGTAGGAGTGGCAGCGCGCGGCGTCGTCGATGTCATACTCGGCTGGCGGGCTGGCAGCGAGTGCGGGCGCGGGTAACGCGGGCGTggtggcgggcgcggcgcggctggCGTCGGTGAGCTGCGCGTGCGCGGCGGCGCGCCTGGCCGCGCAGCGCCCCGACCTCGCGCACGCCGTCAAGCTGTGTCAGGAGGTGTGTATTCACTGGGAGCGAGTGCGGGCGCAGCGCGGCTGGCGTCGGTGAGCTGTGTCAGGAGCTACGAGCTTGCCGATTCTTGCGGTTTGACCCGCGTCAGCAAGTCCGCCATCTTGGagaggccgccatattggatttgtaatgattTTTCTTAGTTAATCATaaattgtcatcagaactcagaatGTGTGCAAttctaatcgaagaccgggaagtgggtcaaatttaAATTCCAGGATTTTCTTACATAGTTCacatacatacaggtcgacctaataatatttaagcgtgttaaaaaaatgGCCTAAGTATGACACTCAAAAATGACGTAAGTAGATTTCTattggttaaatatttttcaaagttcAGAAGATCCAAAGATTTACCTTACCATTACACACagtttttaccttttttatataatatttacagaTAGACCTGTTATAGTTTCTATAAAACATTAGAAACCAGGCGCACTACTCAATTCTTTCAATACGCTcttcaattatatttattttgtgaccAATAAATTTAATGTCCCCCCTCCCCCTTCACCGTTCTTTTCAGGTAGTAGGATACTTTAACCAATTTGACGGATTCAAAACTATTTCTTTATCCTTTTTTCTTCGTGTTTTTTACCTACTAATTCACTTATCTTGGAATTTCTGCTATTGCAGGAAGTTCTGGATCACGGCGATGTTAAAATTATGGAGGAGCAATTAGCGAATGCAATCGAAAGTATTGTTGTAAGTATTATATTTGTTACTAGATTCAAGATTCCACCAAAGGTTTCACTCACCCGCTATAGAAACTACTTATCTACTTCCCGCATCCAGAAAAAAAAGTACTTAGACTGTTTATAAAACCCCTGAATAAGTGTATATTCATTTGAATTAAAGGATCCTAACTAATGGTAATGTGTTTTCTGTTGCAGAATTGTCCATCTTGTGCGTTGGGTACAAATGCGATAGTTTGGAGCACGGATGTCTAACAACGCCATTTCGTGCAATTTTATGTAAGGAAACCTCTCTTTatcctttaattattttttttaggtttgcCACTTAGTATATGATATGCTAatctgatttgtttttttttgtctttcagGTGTAATACCTCCACCGACCTCACTCTGGTGCCTTCATTAGTTAAGCCGTTAGCAACTTACGAactgtaaatatatttgtatcatAATAAAGTAATACTCCTATTTTATGAATAACGTAAGCGAACCATATCGAACAAGTGTACCTACATTCGAATAAGACAACTTTTAATACGCATGAATTCTCgacgtatttttgtttttattttgtccatTTCTGTGCCAATCGTGTTTTGATGTAAACTTGCCTGCAATAAAACTCGACAATTTAATTGTCAGGCTTCTTTTAGAACTGAAACTCGATTTGGTTCTAAATGTATCAGATCTGATGATTTATGTGTACATTAAATCAATAATTCTGTCATGAATTTTGTATCGAATAAATCAAAATTGTCGACGGATATTCTAAATTGTGTGAATTAGTTTTATTGTGGGCAAGTgttgtttgtgtaaataatattatatcattCGATGACGaatcaatgttttgttttattaacaatCGAGTCACTCACAAAATTAGATACATTGTCTGTctctattttatatattaaaaatggttttatttaggAGGAGATGATTCATTGAtcgattaaaattattatttaaaacttttgtttCATTGTCTCTGTCCTCTTTTTTCATTGaacgaaatattaaaatagatttcGTAGTTCCAGGGGTTACACAACATAAACTTACATAGTAAACTTCGTAAAATATATCGTAGTGTATAATCTAGATTGGATAACTGAATTTTTGTACAAGTAGTGACGAGAAGTAATTAGTTATACCtagtttagtttatttatttattatagactAGGTACTATTAGTATTTCGaaagattttataataatatttatattaaacaaaatgaaaataggTTAAAAAAACTTACATCGTCAATAGGTTAAAAAAATGCAAACTCTTTTTACATAAGAAGGTTTTAATCCACCTGctaagtcataaaataaaagaagaatgtTATTACtattgtcaaaaatataaaatgacttGTCAAGAGGAGATGTCATTCtaaattgttttatatgaaatcaagaaaaatacaaaaaaaaataataatgaaatcatGAAACCTTTGAAATTCAGATTGGTTAATCGAAGGTGATGGAtgaaggtaggtacctacttctagTTTTGCATGTATACGTAGGCGGTACTTACGTACAATGTATGTacatcccacccaaaacaaaaatgtgaaaggctgccaagttcgataatatgggaatgcttcacctataaaagaagtgggatctgaataagtaccaagttccatacacatacctcagttaaaataGTTACAGGAATGCACACTTGATTTTCCGCAGTTTGGAAAGTAGATTCTTGTAAAGAATAAATATCATATTAACCTAAAATTCTAATACTTACAGGAACGCAAACCTGTTTTTCCAGCAGTTTACTGATAACATTTTTTTGagtcaagtatataattttctattaaaagaaaattattaaattattttcttttgtcattTTGACTCATTGCGTTAAGTAGGTTTACCTATAACAAGGAACGTGTGTGAAAatttgccaagtaacatcatttaaaagtacagaaaaaaaaatatatgtgtgGGGATCAGGGTTCGTGGAATACTTGCGTAATTCAATAATAACCGTTGAATTTCaatctaaactatttattcGTGTTTTTACTTAAAATCGTTAGGTACATCGACAATCTGTTAACTCTTCCATCTTTAAATTAAAAGGTCTCCCACCAATCTCTCActctcattcattcattcccTCGTACTCCCACTCATTCGTTTAGAAACGTCCATCATCTTACACACATCTCAATCGTTCAGAAACATTCAATCCCACATATGCGTAAATacaatagattttgagttatagggggtcGAAATTGGCCCGAAATGTTTCGTGTAATATAACACACGGCCGGAGTGTCGCTTTTTTGTGCTCGGACTTGgtggacacactgccgtgtgtctagatactggTTACCTTTAAGTTCTGGCGATTCCAAATAAGATAAATCAAATGTAGTGCTTGCGAATTGTGTGAATTTATAAgc
The nucleotide sequence above comes from Helicoverpa zea isolate HzStark_Cry1AcR chromosome 10, ilHelZeax1.1, whole genome shotgun sequence. Encoded proteins:
- the LOC124633658 gene encoding axoneme-associated protein mst101(2) isoform X1, whose amino-acid sequence is MASTDTSTTSSQISAVAAEEHKRTVDEAFLNKMKGLVERLRLENTTLKKSLDIERSEVRALKARNESTLRNLKTEHRRKEEFLEKQLRSPKQDKTSDGNSNENKLIEIKKLTIEIQSLKSANKGLQEKLKVAQAAECARAAELRAQAAKHSALEQAARRDARAQCHKLLEEIKSKERVILQLKREAARTAVIQQNDQTQRMDCGASELGRKLRVDQEKGKTNRENLKTGIQHRKETFYREAPSDEDSAVSSAPASLSPQPHNDMWSCGQCRSSAERASAAARECTRLADALRDARDQLELMEFRLLELEDAHPDKGARDNLTDSDSGCVSPGSRIKDSASPELKRMDSGYKSPHAPSSPCNPRRHLGTPHDDFKEDFARAQVLADILDKNSETTSDSLKSNPVKEHLEQMILNAASAEDRACLEQVLMLLYNLQALSSSVSEDECYQAKPRKICDLRFKQETDKTQKAIATVTPYQQKGYKCESLESLCSEERKPTNVLQESGIFEGVETESKCTQTDVNESFECSGELNTEIQRLNSIREKLERQGVRNRTLSTKEDGDGLECRCVKLGKKHKQYYERRLKFLEGKISIYEAAQDVKEAKLAQRLQKEFLLENRIQELESQLSELQDKYERLEEDCCELEEIENDTRLHWQQLEMDYELCSAQLRDMTEQRECSRSQAERLMAELSNRECALKARENELRTRLEKLEKAVPALIAWNVVQAVGADLSTGGKRALMNRMSGFGESTKQVVSQLRQECEQHGAAAASAQCGAVIAWNDIRTGSTPLETQLRKEVNKLLVEKKEVEKQTQQIKEKLELRVRELEEELEITKRQVAVTICGGEVKKEKIEEKISDLESQLRRDTESGKQPADPSMGTKIRALLISEQDLKNRVSELERREAAYLEMLTQADDMWAEMEGGYKKRIQESQATESSLKGKVRKLENEREQYKRCLEPLKQKLREVQESESGMRIALEKAERDTKNLKDQNTNIHTALKKAEAETKKSEETLKVLDAKFKDEIEKLRKLNKQLDTELKAQKETVKKAEMCFMGDLETIRKELTRSCKNNQELEVTNSELKEEVESLEKQLALTQKALTQCKRKCDEKIKTLSHELSIKTEELEELRSETMRQSFHASRVELKPDRTEYIDEGYSVYTAVPKKTDYGRMHHSMSYITSESRCSCPSMRSQLVSQLIEDLFERVHNTIDDDLTRLCNDIKLINSREVTADTKAKITNYLLMAISKELVRSIGDADAKTDTEEWQRAASSMSYSAGGLAASAGAGNAGVVAGAARLASVSCACAAARLAAQRPDLAHAVKLCQEEVLDHGDVKIMEEQLANAIESIVNCPSCALGTNAIVWSTDV
- the LOC124633658 gene encoding axoneme-associated protein mst101(2) isoform X3; protein product: MASTDTSTTSSQISAVAAEEHKRTVDEAFLNKMKGLVERLRLENTTLKKSLDIERSEVRALKARNESTLRNLKTEHRRKEEFLEKQLRSPKQDKTSDGNSNENKLIEIKKLTIEIQSLKSANKGLQEKLKVAQAAECARAAELRAQAAKHSALEQAARRDARAQCHKLLEEIKSKERVILQLKREAARTAVIQQNDQTQRMDCGASELGRKLRVDQEKGKTNRENLKTGIQHRKETFYREAPSDEDSAVSSAPASLSPQPHNDMWSCGQCRSSAERASAAARECTRLADALRDARDQLELMEFRLLELEDAHPDKGARDNLTDSDSGCVSPGSRIKDSASPELKRMDSGYKSPHAPSSPCNPRRHLGTPHDDFKEDFARAQVLADILDKNSETTSDSLKSNPVKEHLEQMILNAASAEDRACLEQVLMLLYNLQALSSSVSEDECYQAKPRKICDLRFKQETDKTQKAIATVTPYQQKGYKCESLESLCSEERKPTNVLQESGIFEGVETESKCTQTDVNESFECSGELNTEIQRLNSIREKLERQGVRNRTLSTKEDGDGLECRCVKLGKKHKQYYERRLKFLEGKISIYEAAQDVKEAKLAQRLQKEFLLENRIQELESQLSELQDKYERLEEDCCELEEIENDTRLHWQQLEMDYELCSAQLRDMTEQRECSRSQAERLMAELSNRECALKARENELRTRLEKLEKAVPALIAWNVVQAVGADLSTGGKRALMNRMSGFGESTKQVVSQLRQECEQHGAAAASAQCGAVIAWNDIRTGSTPLETQLRKEVNKLLVEKKEVEKQTQQIKEKLELRVRELEEELEITKRQVAVTICGGEVKKEKIEEKISDLESQLRRDTESGKQPADPSMGTKIRALLISEQDLKNRVSELERREAAYLEMLTQADDMWAEMEGGYKKRIQESQATESSLKGKVRKLENEREQYKRCLEPLKQKLREVQESESGMRIALEKAERDTKNLKDQNTNIHTALKKAEAETKKSEETLKVLDAKFKDEIEKLRKLNKQLDTELKAQKETVKKAEMCFMGDLETIRKELTRSCKNNQELEVTNSELKEEEWQRAASSMSYSAGGLAASAGAGNAGVVAGAARLASVSCACAAARLAAQRPDLAHAVKLCQEEVLDHGDVKIMEEQLANAIESIVNCPSCALGTNAIVWSTDV